From a region of the Helianthus annuus cultivar XRQ/B chromosome 5, HanXRQr2.0-SUNRISE, whole genome shotgun sequence genome:
- the LOC110939303 gene encoding uncharacterized protein LOC110939303 isoform X2, with protein sequence MGLVGNFICSTTGIDSTGGYSPSLDAIVQGLGYAAPPIMALLFILVDEVVKVSPHARAIRDVEDEELRSFFYGMSPWQFIMILQQAQLVRSYFTALLFRVH encoded by the exons ATGGGTTTGGTAGGAAACTTTATATGCTCAACAACGGGAATCGATAGTACAGGAGGATACTCGCCATCTTTAGATGCCATTGTGCAAGGACTTGGATATGCTGCTCCACCAATTATGGCTCTTCTGTTTATACTAGTC GATGAAGTTGTGAAAGTGTCGCCTCATGCTCGTGCAATACGGGATGTAGAAGATGAGGAGTTACGAAGTTTTTTCTATGGAATGTCTCCATGGCAG TTTATAATGATATTGCAGCAAGCTCAGTTGGTGAGGAGCTATTTTACCGCGCTGCTGTTCAG GGTGCATTAG
- the LOC110939303 gene encoding uncharacterized protein LOC110939303 isoform X1 yields MFSSRWEGKDLHDLIPRNTGIYGAMGLVGNFICSTTGIDSTGGYSPSLDAIVQGLGYAAPPIMALLFILVDEVVKVSPHARAIRDVEDEELRSFFYGMSPWQFIMILQQAQLVRSYFTALLFRVH; encoded by the exons ATGTTTTCTTCAAGGTGGGAAGGGAAGGATTTGCATGATTTGATACCAAGAAACACAG GCATCTATGGGGCGATGGGTTTGGTAGGAAACTTTATATGCTCAACAACGGGAATCGATAGTACAGGAGGATACTCGCCATCTTTAGATGCCATTGTGCAAGGACTTGGATATGCTGCTCCACCAATTATGGCTCTTCTGTTTATACTAGTC GATGAAGTTGTGAAAGTGTCGCCTCATGCTCGTGCAATACGGGATGTAGAAGATGAGGAGTTACGAAGTTTTTTCTATGGAATGTCTCCATGGCAG TTTATAATGATATTGCAGCAAGCTCAGTTGGTGAGGAGCTATTTTACCGCGCTGCTGTTCAG GGTGCATTAG
- the LOC118492558 gene encoding uncharacterized protein LOC118492558 isoform X2, producing MKCILNQMQQKLPVFEKFKQLSNKVMESESSSNTRDMDQSNNNPSFFKLIEEDDPLFLQIHNDYASLMWGEQPPYKESVKIVDGNKLWLVRLKKLIWALYLVMASPKLFGIVV from the exons ATGAAGTGTATTCTCAATCAAATGCAGCAAAAGCTTCCGGTATTTGAGAAATTCAAACAATTGAGCAACAAAGTGATG GAGTCTGAATCTTCTTCGAACACAAGAG ATATGGATCAGAGTAACAACAATCCTTCATTTTTTAAGCTTATTGAGGAAGATGACCcattatttttg CAAATACATAATGACTATGCTTCATTGATGTGGGGAGAGCAACCACCTTACAAAGAATCTGTTAAGATTGTTGATGGCAACAAGTTATGGCTTGTAAGACTGAAAAAACTGATTTGGGCTCTGTACTTGGTGATGGCTTCACCAAAGTTGTTCGGGATAGTTGTATAA
- the LOC118492558 gene encoding uncharacterized protein LOC118492558 isoform X1, whose product MKVVYKNHQILLMQNTVDETMKCILNQMQQKLPVFEKFKQLSNKVMESESSSNTRDMDQSNNNPSFFKLIEEDDPLFLQIHNDYASLMWGEQPPYKESVKIVDGNKLWLVRLKKLIWALYLVMASPKLFGIVV is encoded by the exons ATGAAGGTTGTTTACAAGAATCATCAGATTCTGCTGATGCAG AACACGGTGGATGAAACAATGAAGTGTATTCTCAATCAAATGCAGCAAAAGCTTCCGGTATTTGAGAAATTCAAACAATTGAGCAACAAAGTGATG GAGTCTGAATCTTCTTCGAACACAAGAG ATATGGATCAGAGTAACAACAATCCTTCATTTTTTAAGCTTATTGAGGAAGATGACCcattatttttg CAAATACATAATGACTATGCTTCATTGATGTGGGGAGAGCAACCACCTTACAAAGAATCTGTTAAGATTGTTGATGGCAACAAGTTATGGCTTGTAAGACTGAAAAAACTGATTTGGGCTCTGTACTTGGTGATGGCTTCACCAAAGTTGTTCGGGATAGTTGTATAA